Part of the Candidatus Thioglobus sp. genome, AGAGATGGCGCAAAATCAAATGGAGGATTCTCGCATTCCAGTATGGATGATTAATGCTGAAACAGATATTGAAAGCGGCGGAAACTTTCAGTTTATTTTAAGTGAAGCTAAAAAGAATAAAATTGCAGGCTTAAATGCATCTGGCGATCAAGGTCATGCGTTTATTATGAAAGGTGTTGACAGTATAACTGGCAAGGTGGATGGATTTTTAAATCTAGTTCCTGCTATGGGTAGTGTTGCAAGCACCTTTAATGGCTCACCTGGTTATACTAACGGCGCATTGAATGCTGCTACAGGATTAACTGTTGCAGCCTATATTGCTGGTGGTGGTGGTGGTAGCTGGACGGGGCTAAACAATGCTTCACAAGCCACTAATTCCAATGTTACTAGATTAACAGATGGAACGGCTTCTGGTATTTCAGAGTCAGACTGGTCTGTTTTGAATCCAAACTCAATGTTTGAGTATATGAGCAACGCTACCTTTGCTACTTTTGATACTTTTGTTGGTGCGACCTCTTCATATGTTGTGGATAACTCAAAAGATTCGGATGCTAACATAGGTTTGAAATATAACAATTCAACAGAAAATGGCGTGAATTATTCGGCTAACTATATGTATGCCTATGATACAAATCCCTATATAGATATTAATTGGAAAAACTCCAGCGGAGAGATTTTGACTACAGTTCTAGGTACTAACAATACTATTGAGTTAAAGGATTCAGCTGATTTGTATTATGGTGAATTTGCTACTGGAACTGGTGTTGGTGCTGGTGGTGCCGATGCTGCTGTTAGTAGGGTTGCCAACCTTGAGTTTACTGAAAAGTTAAATAGAATTCAAAATTTGGGTGGTTCATTTGACATGGCTGTTGAAACTAAAGGGTTAGGTCCTGTGGTTATTCGTGGCGAAGGATTGTATCAAAAAGATGTTATGACGCCAATATTGGATAGAAATAAATTAGGGTATGGAGATCTTCCAGGTGCACTTCAGGCAGTAAAAGGCGATTACTTTAAATATGTTTTAGGTGCAGATATTACGGCAATGACTAATATGATGGTAAGTGCTCAAGTTATTCAAATCAGAAACTTGGATTATGTAGATAACAATGTCGATGCATCTGGTACAGCATGTGCCGCAACTACATCAAATTGTGGCGTTTACTCCGCTGACTCAGCTGTGATGCATATGAGTAACAACTTGCAAAAAGCAGAAGAAAATAAAGAGTTCTATTCTTTGTTCTTCTCTAAGCCATTTGGCGCTTCAGGTGAGCATAGATGGAACAACATCACTATGTATGAAGAGAACGGTGGTAAGTGGAACCGTTTAGATGCTGAATTCTCAATTGATGATGATACTCAAGCAACAGTTGAGTACAACAAATACTGGGGTAATGAAAATACTCAGTTTGGTCAATTAGAAAAATCATCTAATATCCAAGTTGGCGTTAAATACTCTTTCTAAGATTATTTAAAACCTAAAAAAAGCCTGCTTTATGCGGGCTTTTTTATCCATAGATTATGAGCATAGTTCAGATCTATAGATAAAAAAGCTTCATAAGAAAAAACAAATAGCTCGATACACACTCTAGGAGAGATAAAACATGAATAATTTTGCAAAAAGATACGCCGCATTCGCAATTGCCAATCGTAAGCTAATATTGGCCTTAATGGCGTTTTTTACTTTGTTCATGGGCTATTTTATTCAAGATTTGGATATTCGTAATGACCCAGATACGCTATTGCCTGAAACCAATCGCTACGTAGCTACCAATGCTTATGGTGAGCAGAAGTTTGGCTTTGGTAATATTATGGTGGTGGGATTTGTTTTAAAAGATTGTGTTGGTGGTAGTGATCCGTATTCTGATGCTGATGAGATTATTAATTTTGATCCTGAAACAGGTTTAAGAATTCACGAATCAGCCCCTGTGAAGATGACACAGAACATTTGTGAAGCAGCTGGCGGCGCATGGGAAGATAGTGCAGATGTATATCAGCCATGGTTTGTTAACATGGTGCAAAAAGCCCATAACGACATGGTGGCACTTGATCATGCTCGTCCATCCAATTTTATGGATATTGCTGCGCAAAAGATTAAGTACATGGGTACGTCTGAAGATGGCGGTTTGAAGTTTGAAAGACTAATTCCTGTTTCAGGTATTAATGGAAATGATAAAGCTATCGCTGATAGCCAGCTTGCACATCTTAAGAAAGGTATTGAAACCAACCCTGTGCTTGCACCAATGCTAATGCTTAAACAAGACAAAAATGGCAACCGTTGTGAATTTGCACAAGAAGGCTGGTATGACGACAATGTCTGTTCTGCAAAAGGCTTCTTTATTGTAGGTGACTATGCGGATTCGGTTAAGTCAGATTATTTTCCTTGGGTATCTTCAACCATTGCCTTGGTTGATGCAATCAAAGCTGAGCATGGTGACAGGGTAGAAGTAAGAATTGCCGGTGAACCGTACTTCTTGGCCTTCATGTTGTATGATTTAGTGCAAAAATGGTGGTTATTCTTAATTTCTTTCTTGATTGTTGTAGGGGCACTTTGGTACCTAAACAAAGGCTGGAGAGGCTCGGTATTCCCACTAATTGGTGTAGTGGCAACGATTATTATTACATTAGGTCTTATGGGCTTTACAGCTTACAAGCTGACAACAATGATGGTGCTTACACCAATGTTGCTACTTGCTATTGGTACAGGACATGCTGTGCAAGTTGTGCGTCGTTATCAGAGTGAATTGCACGGCAATGGTATATTGCCACTAAGCGCAGCTGAGCGTGCTATTGCACATACGATTGTTCCAGCAACGCTGGCGATTGTGACTGACATGGTGGGTTTCTTTACTTTGTCATTTGTGGATATTTCATTTTACAAAGCCTACGCGTATTTCGGTATGTTTGGAATGATGACGATTCTTATTACAACGACCACTATTGCTCCTATTTTAATGGCAATGTTCCCAGGTAAAGATTTAAAGCATGATGCTTCAATGACAGAGCCTTCTGCCTTTGAAAAAGGTATGGCTAATACATTGACCAGTGTGATCACTGGCAAGATGAAGATTATTCCAATTGGACTGATTGTCGCATTGGTGGCTTGGAGTACGGTACAAACTAAAGTCTTGGAGCCAACAGCTGATAGTTTGATGCCAGGTGTTGAAGTAGGCATCAACTACTCACGCGCTGCATTTAAATATGATTCAGATGCAAATATTGACTTACGACGACTAGGCGAGGTAATGCCTGGTGTGATTTCTGTAAATATTCCAATTAGAGGTAAGGCTGAGCATTTTCCAATGTTGCCAGCTTGTGAGTACGACGGATCACAAGCGCCAGGCTCTAAGTGTTGGGATGAAGATGAAGATGCACCACAAGGTGCGTTTAACCATGCTGAAGTAATGGCAGCGATCGAGAAAACTGAAGATTGGATGAGATCTCATCCAAATATTGGCTTTACTGGCTCATATATTCAGTTTTTGAAAATTGTGAACATGCTAATGATGACGCCAGAAGGTGAAGAGCCAAATCTTAAATACTTCCATGTGCCAAATACTGCATTCATTGAAAAGAATATGGATGTGTATGGTGACAAAGAAGATCCGACTTGGGTGCCAGATGCAAATGAAATTGTGACAGGTTTTAATGGCTTGTTAGAGGCAAATACCAATGCAGGTGATTTGGATTCGTTTGTGGCTAAAGGTTGGAATGAGGGTGTGATTATGGGCTTTGTTAATACTATGGATCCAGTTAAAACCCATCAAACAGTTAAAGATATTCAGCAGTGGTTTGTTGATAATAAAGACGAGCCAGGGTTTGATTTAGTCACTTGGGGCTTTAAGTCTGGCGATGTGGTGCATATGCCTGAAAGTGGTAAGATAGTTACTATTGAAGATAGCGGTACTGATACTGTAGCAGTGGGTGGTTTCTTGGGTGCAACAGAAGCCACACATGATGTTGCCGTACAAGAATATTTAACATCTCCGTTGATTACAGCATTGGCAATTTTCATTATTGCGGCATTGATCTTTGGCTCGCCATTGGTTGCAGCAATTCTAACTTCAACCTTGTTAGTAACGCTATTTGGCCAATATGGCCTTGGCGCTTACTTTACCAGTGTTGAAAACTGGTCGGGTAATCTTCATTTTGCAACGCTGGTTTCGTTATCGATTGCAATGGGTTTAGGTGTTGACTACGGTATTTATATGATATCTCGCTTAAAAGAAGAGATGGAAATTACGGGTAGTAAGTGGGTTGATTCATTAAGAAACACTCTAGAAACTACAGGTTCTGCGGTATTTGCATCAATCTTAGTATTACTTGCAAGTTTCATTCCACTACTAATGACACAGCTTGCAAATACTTGGGCGTTAGGTGTGTTTATTTCTGAGGCATTGATTATCGATATGGTTATTGCTCTTACGATCATTCCATTAATGGTTTACGTGTTTAAGAAATAAAGTTCGCTAAAATTTAAAATAAAAGGCTTACTTTGGTAGGCCTTTTTTTATTGCTGAAAACAAAGGCACTAAAGTATAATCCAGCCATGATTTATATAAATATTCAAGAATGGCGTTAATTGTACAAAAATATGGTGGTACTTCAGTAGGCTCAATTGAGCGTATTCAGGCGGTTGCACAAAAGATTAAAGCCTTTGCAGATGGTGGTGATCAGCTGGTGGTAAGTGTTTCCGCGATGAGTGGCGAGACTAATCGTATGACGGCTTTGGCACAAGAGATCCAAGATGTGCCATCTTTACGTGAAATGGATATGCTACTAACTACGGGTGAGCAAGTTACTATTTCTTTGCTATCTATGGCGCTTCAGCAGCTAGGTTGTGATGCGATTAGTTATTTAGGTTCACAAGTTCGCATTGTTACCGACTCTGAACACGGAAAGGCACGTATTAAATCAATCGATGATCATCGTATCCATGCCAGTTTAAATGCGGGTAAGGTTGTAGTAGTTGCGGGCTTTCAAGGTATTGATGAGCATGGCCATATTACAACACTTGGTCGTGGTGGATCAGACACAACTGCTGTGGCATTAGCCGCTGCATTAAAAGCTGACGAGTGCCAGATTTATACAGATGTGGATGGTGTGTATACTACCGATCCTCGTATTGAGCCAAATGCTCGTAAAATGAAATCAGTGAGCTATGAAGAGATGCTAGAGATGGCATCGCTCGGTTCTAAAGTTTTGCAAATTCGCTCAGTTGAATTTGCTTCAAAATACAAAGTACCTTTGAGGGTGTTATCATCATTGATTGATAACCCGGTTGGTACATTAATTACTAGTGAGGAAAACATTGTGGAACAAGCAGTTATTTCAGGCATTGCGCATAATAAAGATGAGGCAAAATTAAGCTTAATTGGTGTGCCAGACAAGCCAGGTATTGCCTTTAAAATTTTAAAAGCGATTAGTGGTGCAAATATTGAAGTGGATATGATTGTACAAAGTGTATCTGCTCGCGAAGGGCTAACTAACTTTGCTTTTACAGTTCATCGTACTGATTTTAATAAAGCACTAAGCATCCTAGAAACAGTTTGTGAAGAGCTGGGCGCTATTGGCGTACAAAGTGATGACAAAGTTGTTAAAGTGTCGTTGGTTGGGCTTGGTATGCGCTCACATGCAGGTATTGCTTCACAAATGTTTGAAGTGCTGCACAATGAAGGGATTAACATCCAAATGATTTCTACCAGTGAAATTAAGATTTCAGTGGTGATTGATGAGAAATATTTAGAATTGGCGGTGCGTTCATTGCACAGCGTGTTTGAATTAGATAAGGAATAAGAAAATGCCAGGATTTGAGGATAGAGATGGATTAATTTGGTTTGATGGCGAGTGGGTAGATTGGCGTGAGGCTAAAGTTCACGTGCTAACGCACACATTGCATTATGGTATGGGCGTTTTTGAAGGTGTTCGTGCCTATGAAACGGCTAATGGCCCAGCGATTTTTCGACTTGAAGAGCATACAGATCGTTTGTTTAATTCAGCCAAAATTATGAATATGGACATTGGTTTTTCTAAAGAAGAAATTAACCAAGCTCAAAAAGAGGCGGTTGCTAAGAATAACTTGGATAGTGCTTATATTCGCCCAATGTGTTTTTATGGCTCAGAAGGTATGGGGCTTCGTGCTGATGGCTTGAAAGTTCATACGATTATTGCTGCGTGGGAATGGGGCTCGTACTTGGGCGAAGACAATATGAAAAATGGTATTCGTATTAAAACTTCAAGCTATACGCGTCATCACGTCAATATTGCCATGACTAAGGCCAAAGCCAATGGTAACTACATTAATTCAATGTTGGCACTTCAAGAGGCGCTAACAGATGGTTACGATGAAGCGCTATTATTAGATGTAGATGGTTTTGTAGCAGAAGGCAGTGGCGAGAACTTTTTTATTGTGCGTGATGGTGTTATTTACACCCCAGATTTAACCTCTGCTTTAGCAGGTATTACGCGTGATGCAATATTCACACTGGCCGCTGATTTGGGCTATAAAGTTGTAGAAAAACGCATTACTCGTGATGAAGTTTATTGTGCCGATGAGGCTTTCTTTACTGGCACTGCAGCTGAAGTTACACCAATTCGTGAGTTAGATAATCGCACTATTGGCAATGGTTCTCGTGGACCTGTGACTGAAGTATTACAAACCCTTTATTTTGATTGTGTTTATGGACGTAATAAACAATATCAATCTTGGATTGCAAAAGGACAGTGTAAATGAATGAAACAGTAGGCGATTCTCAACAGCAATATGTAAGTCATTCTAATGTCGAAGCAAAAGACTTACCATTTCATTGTCCACCAGACGATGTGAAACAATGGAATATGCATCCTAAGGTATTTATCCAGTTTGATGATAAAGGTAAAGGCGCTTGTCCTTATTGTGGCGCAAGTTACGAGCTGATTTAATTAATAATGCTTGATAAGTTGGCCAATATTGTTTTAGTCGGACCAATGGGTTCTGGCAAAACCTCGGTTGGTCGCCGCCTAGCCTGCGTACTTAAGCGTGATTTTTTTGATTCAGATTTTGAAATTGTTGCGCGAACTGGTGTCTCTATTGATCATATTTTTGATGTGGAAGGCGAAGAAGGTTTTCGCAATCGCGAAACCAGCATGCTGACTGATTTGTGTGAGATATCTAATATTGTCATCGCAACCGGAGGTGGTATTGTTATCAAACCTGAAAACCGAGAGTTATTAAAACATAATAGCTTTGTGGTGTATTTGTCATCAAGTGTTGAGCAGTTGGTGGCTCGCACTGCTAGATCAAAATCTAGACCTCTGTTGGAGCGTTCTACTAATCGAGAGCAGACCATTAAAGATATACTTGAGGCTCGCGAATCTTTTTACCAAGAAGTGGCTGATATAGTGATTGACACCACGGGCAAGAAGCTATACGCTATTATTAACGAAATTACAAAATCTATTTCAAAATGAACAAAACTCTAAATTTAAGTATTGCTTTATTATTAAGCACAAATGCCGTGGCAATGACTCAAAATGAGTTTGTTGATCGTTTAAAAATCACGCATCCATTTTTTACTCAGCAAGCACTCGAGCAGCAATCTTCACAACTTGATTATGTGGCTAGCACTGCTAACCAAGATTGGGTACTTGGAAGCTCTATAGACTCTAAAAATAGGCTAAATCAGCAAGTCTCTAGTGGTAATATTAGTGCAACGCATAAAATGGTAGACTCGGGTGCAGACGTCTCCATTAGTAAGTCTTGGAGTGATGTATCGAGTAAAACAACTGCATTAACCAGTGATAAATTTTTAGTTAATTACACATTGCCTTTACTGAAAAATGTAAACGGTATTAACGATCGACTATCAACTGATTTATCAAGTCTTAAAACTGATATAACCTCGCTTAAATTAGAGCAAAGTGAAGAGGAATTTGTATTGTTGAAATTGTTTAAGTTCGTAGATTTAAGCCATGCTCAGCAACAGTTTTCTCTAACAAAAAGTCGACTTGAACTGGCTGAGCTAGAGTTAAAGCTTGTAAAAGATAAGTTTGCTCAATCAGTGGTTGATAAGGTGGATGTCTTATTACAAGAAGATGCCTATCAGCGTGCTTTTCAGCAACAACTCCAAGCTGAGCAGGATCTAGATTTATTAAAGCAAGAACTTGCGATTACTCTTGATATGCCTGCTCAATCTATGAGTAGCGAATTTGATTTATATCAGTTGTATCAATCAAACTTAGGCAATTTACGCAAACACTTGCAAGTAAATGCCACTGAAATGAGAATGGCCAAGCTTGAGCAGGAGATACTTGCAAGGCAATTAAAAAGTGATAAAAATAATACCGAACTTAAGCTAGATTTGAATCTGGGTGCTGGGCGAGATATAGATGATATTTGGAATGTAGGATTAGGTCTAAGCTATCCATTGGGTAACACGAAAGCAAAGTCTGCATTAGGAAAAACCCAAATAGAGCTCACTAAAGCCAAAGAAAATACAGCTGAGTTGTTGTTAAAACTTACCATTCAGGCAAGTGTGCTTGACAAGAAAGTCGCACATTTGGCCAAACTTTTAAACTCATATCAAGCTCGAATTGAAATTGCAAAGTCTAGAGCGCAAGAAGAAAAACGTCGCTATGAATTAGGAAATTCTCCAGTTAGTTTTGTTATTTCAGCGCAAAACAATGTTCAAGAGGTGCGATTAAGTTATGCATTAGCAGCGCTTAAGTATCAAAAATCTGTACTTGAATTTCAAGCAGCTGTTGATCAGCTGTTATAGTGGCAATTAAATATACAATTACCCCTAAAAATTTACATGCCCACTTGTTTGAGGTTGAGCTTAAACTTCAAAACCCTAATCCATTAGGTCAAGTCTTTTCACTACCAAATTGGATTCCTGGTAGCTACTTAATACGAGATTTTGCTAAAAATATAGTTAGCATTCAGGCGCATAGTTGTGGGCAATCGCTAGAGATTAAGCCACTGGATAAAAACCACTGGATTGCCAGCCCTTGTAATGATGAGATTACTTTAAGTTATGAAGTGTATGCTTTTGATTTGTCAGTAAGAAGCGCTTATCTTACTAACGAGAGGGCATTTTTTAATGGCACCAGCGTGTTTTTATTGCCATTGGGTTTTGAAAATGAAAAGTGTGAGTTAAGTATTAAACCGGCAGAAAGTAGCCATATACTAGGTAATTGGTCAATTGCAACAGGGCTAAAAAAAGTTTCTACTTTAAATTTTGAGGCGAATGATTACCAAGATTTGATTGATCATCCGGTTGAAATGGCTGATTTCACATTGTTTGATTTTGAAGTAAATAATGTTAAACACCAAATGGCTCTGACTGGTATGCAAAATGCCGATATTTCACGTTTAAAGCAAGATCTAAAAACTATTTGCCAGCATCATATCGCTTTTTTCAACAATGATATTCCTTTTAATGATTACTTGTTTTTAACTCTAGTGAGAACCCAGGGTTATGGTGGCTTGGAGCATAAGAATTCAAGTAGTTTGATTTGCTCAAGAAAAGAGCTTCCTGGAATTAATATGAGAGATGTTAATAAGGAGTATGCTCGTTTTTTAGCGCTTTGTTCTCATGAGTATTTCCATTCTTGGTGGGTTAAAACTATTAAGCCTGCTAGTTTTCATCAGCTTGATTTAAGCCATGAAAACTATACTGAACAGTTGTGGATTTTTGAAGGCTTTACCTCTTATTATGACGAATTATCCTTGCTTAGATCAAAGCTATTAAATCCAGAACAATATTTGGAGTTATTTGCGCAAACCGTTACTCGCGTTCAAAAATCAACAGGGCGTTTTACTCAGTCATTAGCGCAATCAAGTTATGCGACTTGGACCAAATTTTATCAGCAAGATGAAAATGCGCCTAACGCCATTGTAAGCTATTACACCAAAGGCGCACTACTTGCTTTCGTTTTGGATATAGAGATTAGAAAACAAACAGATAATCAAAAGTCCTTGG contains:
- a CDS encoding branched-chain amino acid transaminase; this translates as MPGFEDRDGLIWFDGEWVDWREAKVHVLTHTLHYGMGVFEGVRAYETANGPAIFRLEEHTDRLFNSAKIMNMDIGFSKEEINQAQKEAVAKNNLDSAYIRPMCFYGSEGMGLRADGLKVHTIIAAWEWGSYLGEDNMKNGIRIKTSSYTRHHVNIAMTKAKANGNYINSMLALQEALTDGYDEALLLDVDGFVAEGSGENFFIVRDGVIYTPDLTSALAGITRDAIFTLAADLGYKVVEKRITRDEVYCADEAFFTGTAAEVTPIRELDNRTIGNGSRGPVTEVLQTLYFDCVYGRNKQYQSWIAKGQCK
- a CDS encoding aspartate kinase; this encodes MALIVQKYGGTSVGSIERIQAVAQKIKAFADGGDQLVVSVSAMSGETNRMTALAQEIQDVPSLREMDMLLTTGEQVTISLLSMALQQLGCDAISYLGSQVRIVTDSEHGKARIKSIDDHRIHASLNAGKVVVVAGFQGIDEHGHITTLGRGGSDTTAVALAAALKADECQIYTDVDGVYTTDPRIEPNARKMKSVSYEEMLEMASLGSKVLQIRSVEFASKYKVPLRVLSSLIDNPVGTLITSEENIVEQAVISGIAHNKDEAKLSLIGVPDKPGIAFKILKAISGANIEVDMIVQSVSAREGLTNFAFTVHRTDFNKALSILETVCEELGAIGVQSDDKVVKVSLVGLGMRSHAGIASQMFEVLHNEGINIQMISTSEIKISVVIDEKYLELAVRSLHSVFELDKE
- a CDS encoding MMPL family transporter encodes the protein MNNFAKRYAAFAIANRKLILALMAFFTLFMGYFIQDLDIRNDPDTLLPETNRYVATNAYGEQKFGFGNIMVVGFVLKDCVGGSDPYSDADEIINFDPETGLRIHESAPVKMTQNICEAAGGAWEDSADVYQPWFVNMVQKAHNDMVALDHARPSNFMDIAAQKIKYMGTSEDGGLKFERLIPVSGINGNDKAIADSQLAHLKKGIETNPVLAPMLMLKQDKNGNRCEFAQEGWYDDNVCSAKGFFIVGDYADSVKSDYFPWVSSTIALVDAIKAEHGDRVEVRIAGEPYFLAFMLYDLVQKWWLFLISFLIVVGALWYLNKGWRGSVFPLIGVVATIIITLGLMGFTAYKLTTMMVLTPMLLLAIGTGHAVQVVRRYQSELHGNGILPLSAAERAIAHTIVPATLAIVTDMVGFFTLSFVDISFYKAYAYFGMFGMMTILITTTTIAPILMAMFPGKDLKHDASMTEPSAFEKGMANTLTSVITGKMKIIPIGLIVALVAWSTVQTKVLEPTADSLMPGVEVGINYSRAAFKYDSDANIDLRRLGEVMPGVISVNIPIRGKAEHFPMLPACEYDGSQAPGSKCWDEDEDAPQGAFNHAEVMAAIEKTEDWMRSHPNIGFTGSYIQFLKIVNMLMMTPEGEEPNLKYFHVPNTAFIEKNMDVYGDKEDPTWVPDANEIVTGFNGLLEANTNAGDLDSFVAKGWNEGVIMGFVNTMDPVKTHQTVKDIQQWFVDNKDEPGFDLVTWGFKSGDVVHMPESGKIVTIEDSGTDTVAVGGFLGATEATHDVAVQEYLTSPLITALAIFIIAALIFGSPLVAAILTSTLLVTLFGQYGLGAYFTSVENWSGNLHFATLVSLSIAMGLGVDYGIYMISRLKEEMEITGSKWVDSLRNTLETTGSAVFASILVLLASFIPLLMTQLANTWALGVFISEALIIDMVIALTIIPLMVYVFKK
- a CDS encoding zinc-finger domain-containing protein, giving the protein MNETVGDSQQQYVSHSNVEAKDLPFHCPPDDVKQWNMHPKVFIQFDDKGKGACPYCGASYELI
- a CDS encoding shikimate kinase, translating into MLDKLANIVLVGPMGSGKTSVGRRLACVLKRDFFDSDFEIVARTGVSIDHIFDVEGEEGFRNRETSMLTDLCEISNIVIATGGGIVIKPENRELLKHNSFVVYLSSSVEQLVARTARSKSRPLLERSTNREQTIKDILEARESFYQEVADIVIDTTGKKLYAIINEITKSISK
- a CDS encoding PDZ domain-containing protein, which gives rise to MAIKYTITPKNLHAHLFEVELKLQNPNPLGQVFSLPNWIPGSYLIRDFAKNIVSIQAHSCGQSLEIKPLDKNHWIASPCNDEITLSYEVYAFDLSVRSAYLTNERAFFNGTSVFLLPLGFENEKCELSIKPAESSHILGNWSIATGLKKVSTLNFEANDYQDLIDHPVEMADFTLFDFEVNNVKHQMALTGMQNADISRLKQDLKTICQHHIAFFNNDIPFNDYLFLTLVRTQGYGGLEHKNSSSLICSRKELPGINMRDVNKEYARFLALCSHEYFHSWWVKTIKPASFHQLDLSHENYTEQLWIFEGFTSYYDELSLLRSKLLNPEQYLELFAQTVTRVQKSTGRFTQSLAQSSYATWTKFYQQDENAPNAIVSYYTKGALLAFVLDIEIRKQTDNQKSLDNVLQYAWEHYQECGLENNTIQAIVNQITNSDLTQFFDDYLYGVKELPLQASFAYVGVECEFVKHLEDLADFGLSIRTQGDFSHITQVLSNSSAQHAGLYVGDKIVSVNYQRLKDKELIAQINKYIEGDVIKVGLLRDDLLLEISVAIGKVTPSFCKLSLIPEANEQITKQQRQWLYQE
- a CDS encoding TolC family protein encodes the protein MNKTLNLSIALLLSTNAVAMTQNEFVDRLKITHPFFTQQALEQQSSQLDYVASTANQDWVLGSSIDSKNRLNQQVSSGNISATHKMVDSGADVSISKSWSDVSSKTTALTSDKFLVNYTLPLLKNVNGINDRLSTDLSSLKTDITSLKLEQSEEEFVLLKLFKFVDLSHAQQQFSLTKSRLELAELELKLVKDKFAQSVVDKVDVLLQEDAYQRAFQQQLQAEQDLDLLKQELAITLDMPAQSMSSEFDLYQLYQSNLGNLRKHLQVNATEMRMAKLEQEILARQLKSDKNNTELKLDLNLGAGRDIDDIWNVGLGLSYPLGNTKAKSALGKTQIELTKAKENTAELLLKLTIQASVLDKKVAHLAKLLNSYQARIEIAKSRAQEEKRRYELGNSPVSFVISAQNNVQEVRLSYALAALKYQKSVLEFQAAVDQLL
- a CDS encoding RNA polymerase-associated protein rapA, with product MKKQNLILSVALVAVFSASTAFAEAEVTGKIVHESAKFTTSGIGIGAATTAIQTADSHGKDNFKQETTAKIYIDDSIDELVEGATYHVELNLMKDGKALNDYDSNESYTQRDALREAYIDTTVDDWSIRAGKQQVVWGTADGMKLLDAINPTDYSEMAQNQMEDSRIPVWMINAETDIESGGNFQFILSEAKKNKIAGLNASGDQGHAFIMKGVDSITGKVDGFLNLVPAMGSVASTFNGSPGYTNGALNAATGLTVAAYIAGGGGGSWTGLNNASQATNSNVTRLTDGTASGISESDWSVLNPNSMFEYMSNATFATFDTFVGATSSYVVDNSKDSDANIGLKYNNSTENGVNYSANYMYAYDTNPYIDINWKNSSGEILTTVLGTNNTIELKDSADLYYGEFATGTGVGAGGADAAVSRVANLEFTEKLNRIQNLGGSFDMAVETKGLGPVVIRGEGLYQKDVMTPILDRNKLGYGDLPGALQAVKGDYFKYVLGADITAMTNMMVSAQVIQIRNLDYVDNNVDASGTACAATTSNCGVYSADSAVMHMSNNLQKAEENKEFYSLFFSKPFGASGEHRWNNITMYEENGGKWNRLDAEFSIDDDTQATVEYNKYWGNENTQFGQLEKSSNIQVGVKYSF